A genome region from Dolichospermum compactum NIES-806 includes the following:
- the ppsA gene encoding phosphoenolpyruvate synthase yields the protein MLEIKRNQENSQIHQEALVLPFNAVGIADIPLVGGKNASLGEMIQELSSQGVKVPTGFATTAYAYRYFITAAGLEEKLRKIFADLDVEDMDNLQECGKKARSLMLETPFPLELQGAIAQSYQSLCQEYGINTDVAVRSSATAEDLPDASFAGQQETYLNVHGIKGVLESCHKCFASIFTDRAISYRQIRGFDHFEVALSVGVQKMVRSDLASSGVMFSIDTETGFQNAALITAAYGLGENIVQGAVNPDEYLVFKPTLKKGYKPILQKRLGTKEIKMVYDLGGSKLTKNISVPQLERHQFALNDQEILQLAEWTCIIEDHYSQVRGMATPMDIEWAKDGITGELFIVQARPETVQSQKSKTVLRTYQLQEKSKVLLTGRSVGEMIGQGKARVILDVPEIHLFQAGEVLVTNRTDPDWEPIMKKASAIVTNSGGRTCFDGETKILTNQGFMTIQQIYEQGYQGLSTLALNTNTHQMEWKPITDAMKRTSKTIGVSVSQTGKVTDNILRLTPDHKMVNLRNGEYTKTEIQEMLDTQEMVLVSQNIPTLGDNKNQEADLAYLIGGIITDGSIYTSRTHGEVQFIQKCLPEKQAFIATMNDKMNAVYGKSFTPCEKAVSSGYIREKQVKGQATAYRVYSKAIAYDLKQKEQQITQILLENTSEVSYHFLGGVIDGDGCYANNRINIYISEENLLQAVIIACLKINTVPQVTKNRHIYNVQIVEKLEEILEYTQRVKGEVTPRTIQTRFFATNQLFPNNVTGQIKLRKDKNLLISEKQLREISQFADILKGDFRMQRVVKVADTVDVEVYNITVADHHNYLVFTDKYTPVVVCNCHAAIIAREMGIPAIVGCGNATEILQTGQEITVSCAEGETGQVYSGLLNFEIQELPLDNLPRTRTKIMMNVGNPEEALGLTAIPNDGVGLARMEFIIANHIKAHPLALLHFDELEDELAKYKISELTAQYEDKAEFFIAKLAQGIGTIAAAFYPKPVIVRLSDFKSNEYANLLGGRQFEPKEENPMLGWRGASRYYDPRYREGFALECQAMKRVREEMGLTNMILMIPFCRTPEEGKQVLAEMAKNGLVKGENGLEVYVMCELPSNVLLADEFSQVFDGFSIGSNDLTQLTLGLDRDSELVAHLFDERNEAVKRIIEKAITTVKQNGRKIGICGQAPSDYPEFARFLVEQGIDSISLNPDSVIKTMLEIAKAEKGE from the coding sequence ATGTTGGAAATTAAACGCAACCAAGAAAATAGCCAAATTCATCAAGAAGCTTTAGTATTACCCTTTAATGCCGTAGGAATTGCAGATATTCCCTTAGTAGGTGGTAAAAATGCCTCTTTAGGGGAAATGATTCAAGAACTCAGTTCCCAAGGAGTGAAAGTTCCCACTGGATTTGCCACTACTGCTTATGCTTATAGATACTTTATTACTGCGGCTGGTTTAGAGGAAAAACTGAGGAAGATTTTTGCAGATTTAGATGTGGAAGATATGGATAATTTGCAGGAATGTGGGAAAAAAGCCAGATCATTGATGTTGGAAACCCCATTTCCGCTAGAATTACAAGGAGCGATCGCTCAATCCTATCAAAGTTTATGTCAAGAATACGGTATTAATACTGATGTGGCTGTTCGGTCTAGTGCCACAGCCGAAGACTTACCAGATGCTAGTTTTGCCGGACAGCAGGAAACCTACCTCAACGTACATGGCATCAAAGGTGTATTAGAATCTTGCCATAAGTGCTTTGCTTCTATCTTCACAGACAGGGCAATTTCCTACCGACAAATCAGAGGTTTTGATCATTTTGAAGTAGCTTTATCAGTTGGTGTCCAAAAAATGGTCCGGTCTGATTTAGCATCTTCTGGAGTCATGTTTTCCATAGACACCGAAACAGGTTTTCAAAATGCTGCTTTAATTACCGCTGCTTATGGTTTGGGTGAAAACATCGTGCAAGGTGCAGTTAACCCAGACGAATATTTAGTATTTAAACCAACTTTAAAGAAAGGATATAAACCCATTCTCCAAAAGCGGTTGGGAACAAAAGAAATTAAAATGGTTTATGATCTAGGCGGATCAAAATTAACCAAAAATATCTCCGTTCCTCAACTTGAACGTCATCAATTTGCCCTAAATGATCAAGAAATTCTCCAACTAGCTGAATGGACTTGTATTATTGAAGATCATTATTCCCAAGTCCGGGGAATGGCAACACCAATGGATATTGAATGGGCAAAAGATGGCATAACAGGTGAATTATTTATTGTCCAAGCTAGACCAGAAACAGTTCAATCGCAAAAATCAAAAACCGTCCTCAGAACTTATCAACTCCAAGAAAAAAGCAAAGTTTTATTAACAGGTCGCAGCGTTGGCGAAATGATAGGTCAAGGTAAAGCTAGAGTAATTCTAGATGTGCCGGAAATTCATCTCTTCCAAGCCGGAGAAGTGTTAGTTACTAATCGCACAGACCCCGACTGGGAACCGATTATGAAAAAAGCCAGTGCTATTGTCACTAACTCTGGGGGACGGACTTGTTTTGATGGAGAGACAAAAATTCTCACCAATCAAGGTTTTATGACCATTCAGCAAATTTATGAACAGGGATATCAAGGATTATCAACTTTAGCCCTCAACACCAACACCCATCAAATGGAATGGAAACCCATTACAGATGCCATGAAACGGACATCTAAAACAATTGGTGTGAGTGTATCTCAAACTGGGAAAGTTACAGATAATATCCTGCGATTAACTCCTGATCATAAAATGGTCAACCTGCGGAATGGTGAATATACCAAAACTGAGATTCAAGAAATGTTAGATACTCAGGAAATGGTGCTTGTATCTCAGAATATTCCCACATTAGGTGACAACAAAAATCAAGAAGCTGATTTAGCTTATCTGATTGGGGGAATCATCACAGACGGTTCAATTTACACTAGTCGAACTCATGGGGAAGTCCAGTTTATTCAAAAATGTTTACCAGAAAAACAAGCATTCATAGCTACTATGAATGACAAAATGAATGCTGTTTATGGTAAATCTTTTACTCCTTGTGAGAAAGCAGTATCTTCAGGTTATATCCGAGAAAAACAGGTAAAAGGACAAGCTACAGCTTATCGTGTTTATTCTAAAGCTATAGCTTACGACTTAAAACAAAAAGAACAACAGATTACTCAAATTCTCCTGGAAAACACTTCAGAAGTTTCTTATCACTTTTTAGGAGGTGTGATTGATGGTGATGGTTGCTATGCTAATAATCGCATTAACATCTATATCTCTGAGGAGAATCTACTACAAGCTGTGATTATTGCTTGTTTAAAAATCAATACTGTTCCTCAAGTTACTAAAAATCGTCATATCTACAATGTCCAAATTGTAGAAAAATTAGAGGAAATTTTAGAATATACCCAACGAGTTAAGGGAGAAGTTACTCCAAGAACTATTCAAACCCGGTTTTTTGCTACTAATCAACTATTTCCCAACAATGTTACCGGACAAATCAAACTTAGAAAAGATAAAAATTTATTGATCTCCGAGAAACAACTGCGGGAAATAAGCCAATTTGCAGACATTTTAAAAGGTGATTTCCGAATGCAACGAGTTGTTAAAGTTGCAGATACAGTAGACGTTGAAGTTTATAATATTACTGTTGCGGATCATCATAATTATCTGGTTTTTACGGATAAATATACTCCTGTAGTTGTTTGTAACTGTCATGCGGCAATTATTGCTAGAGAAATGGGTATTCCTGCTATTGTTGGTTGTGGAAATGCAACAGAAATATTACAAACAGGACAAGAGATTACTGTTAGCTGTGCAGAAGGGGAAACCGGTCAAGTTTACTCAGGTTTATTAAACTTTGAAATTCAAGAATTACCATTAGATAACTTGCCTCGAACCCGCACTAAAATTATGATGAATGTGGGTAATCCTGAAGAAGCTTTAGGTTTGACCGCAATTCCTAATGATGGTGTTGGTTTAGCCAGAATGGAATTTATCATTGCTAACCATATTAAAGCCCATCCTTTAGCATTATTACATTTTGATGAACTAGAAGACGAACTTGCCAAATATAAAATTAGCGAATTAACGGCACAATATGAAGATAAAGCCGAATTCTTTATTGCTAAATTAGCGCAAGGTATAGGCACAATTGCCGCAGCATTTTATCCCAAACCGGTAATTGTGCGTTTGTCTGATTTCAAAAGTAATGAATATGCAAACCTTTTAGGTGGTAGACAATTTGAACCCAAAGAAGAAAATCCCATGCTTGGTTGGCGTGGTGCTTCCCGTTATTATGATCCTCGTTATCGTGAAGGTTTTGCATTAGAATGTCAGGCAATGAAACGGGTACGAGAAGAAATGGGTTTAACCAATATGATTCTCATGATTCCCTTTTGTCGCACTCCCGAAGAAGGAAAACAGGTATTAGCAGAAATGGCAAAAAATGGCTTAGTTAAAGGTGAAAATGGCTTGGAAGTTTACGTTATGTGCGAGTTACCAAGTAACGTTTTATTAGCTGATGAATTTAGCCAAGTCTTTGATGGATTCTCCATTGGTTCTAATGATTTAACCCAATTAACATTAGGATTAGATCGAGATTCTGAGTTAGTGGCACATTTATTTGATGAACGCAACGAAGCTGTTAAAAGAATAATAGAAAAAGCCATAACGACTGTTAAACAAAATGGTCGCAAAATTGGTATTTGTGGGCAAGCACCCAGCGATTATCCAGAATTTGCTCGTTTCTTAGTTGAACAAGGCATAGATTCTATTAGTCTCAACCCTGATTCTGTGATTAAGACAATGTTAGAAATTGCGAAAGCGGAAAAAGGGGAATAA